The sequence below is a genomic window from Paenibacillus silvisoli.
TTAACGTGTTCGGGTGTCGCACGTTTCTCTGCAAAGTGTCATTTCAGCATGAAGGCGTTTCCCACCTTCGACTAAATTCCGTTGCCACCGGCAGTGCAGAGAGGCTTTCTCGGGGTTGAAGCGGTGCCCGACTGGGTTCCCTTCTTTTCCCTCACTGTGGGAACTCTCGCTACGCTTTAAGCGTTTCAGGCGCGTTAAGCCTTCGTCAGGCGAGATGATGAAATGTGAGGACAGACCTACCAGTTCATTCGGGCTCGGGTAGGCAACGCTTCAACCCCGAGAATGCGAAAAGCCGGGAGAGAACTTTCACCGCCTACAGGGGTTATCGCGTTTACGCGACTCGGTGTCTCTCTCGACTTCCACATTTACATCCTAACACGGGTAAATCCTAATGACTCACAGCGAAATCACAACTTTTTCACAATATTTTCCGATTAAAATCACAATTCCTTTACAGCTTCCCAAGCGGCGCGCCCATCTTCATATCCAATCAAATAAGTTTCTTCATTACTTTTCGAACCTTCTTGGTCAAATCCATTCACAAATCCCGTTGCATATTCCTCACCAAACTTATTAATTGCGCTTCTATTTGCGCACCATCTGTCTTTTATGCCTTTTTCCGCTGTGTACAAGACTCCGAGTCCGCATGCACATTGGGTTAAACCATCTAAGTAATAAAAATCGCCTTGATGTGGTTTTAATCCCGTTCTTGAATATGCTTCTTTCACCATTTCAACCGTAATCCTTTTCATACCCTTCATTTCCCCTTCTCCACCGCAATGTCTAGCGCAAGCGCCAGCTGATAAAACGCATTTCTCCGCAGCTTATTGTACGTGCCCCAACTAATCGGAGGCGCGAACACATGGTTGTAAACCGTAAAATCCATCACATATGCACTTTGCATATAGCGCGATTCGATTAGAAGCCGTTCCTTCGGATGCAGGCGCTTGACGATCCGCTCTATGCGTTCGCAGTAGGCCCGGCGATGTGCCGGACCATCCACGTTATGAATCGCAATCTGCGCCGTCTGATCGGTCGTGGTGCCCGTGTAACTGCGCGGCATATCCGAATAGCCTGCTGTGGTTGATGCCTCTTTCTCGTCGAATGTGACCGTCTTATACACTCTGTATTTATCTAGCGCTGCTTCAACCGCTGCCTGTGTCTTCTTCCGATCCAATTCCGGCAGAGTGAACAATTCACCTTGAACCACGCTATCGCCTCGCAATCATAATTAAACTCACGAACATAACCGCCATAACGCCTGCTGAGTACGCGACAGGCAACCAGAACAATGCAATAAGGAGTAGTGCCCACACGATCACACAGAAGAGTAAAGCGCCGATTAAACCCCAATTTAACCGCATGTGCCTTCCCCCTTGACCGGTATCAACCCGAGACTCACGCGGATAGCGTGATTGACCTTTACCATCGTGTCAGCCGATACGTTGCAAACCTTGTGCTTAAGTAATGTTTTATCGATGGTGCGGATTTGCTCCATAAGCGCGACAGAATCCTTCTCAATGCCTTCCGCCTTCGATATAGCAACATGAGTCGGCATATACTTCTTTCGGTTGTCCGTCAGCGCTGCAACTATAACCGTAGGAGAAAAATGATTGCCCACATCGTTCTGCAAGATAATGACCGGCCTGACTCCCCGCTGTTCACATCCGTTTGGTGCGCCTAGATCGGCAACCCATATTTCGCCGCGCTTGATTTCCATTGTTTAGCCCTCCGCTTCAATGATTTCATCGATTGTAAGCTGGTTTTCTTCTTCCCATTCGTCTATGTCAGGCGGTTCAAACGGTAGCTTTTCTTTCTCCATCTCACACACCGTTTTGGTTACTTTTGTACTCAATGCCTAGAAAATTACACAGCCGTTCTTTGAAATTATTGTCTGACCAATTATCCTCGCCCCATGTTCCTTTCATTAGCCTGTTTTCTAATTCAGCTAGCGAGACAATCTCAGGTGCCCACTGGCCTTCTAAACCATAGCAAGAGCAATGACTACCATTCACTTCCCAAAGCCTTCCGTTTTGCTCATAAAGCACCCAAGCATCCCCGCTGTAATTTGCGTAGCCGTATGACGCGAACAAAATATTGATGTCTTCCCACTTTTGGATGGCTTTTTTCATTCTCTCTTTTCTGGCCTCCCACACCTCTACATTGCGGTAAGGAGTTTCCGTTGCTTCGTATTCCTCTTTAGTCATGTGAATCTCGTCAAAGTCACTAATAAGGCCGAATTTATCAGTCCAATCATTCATGTAGACTGCTTCTTGATTGATGATCTCCTGCATTGATTTCATCTTCACCGCACCTCTCAAATCTTGATTTCATCCCCGCAGCCTCTACACTTCCGTAGCAGTTCACCTTGCACAAAACTCAGCTTAAATTTGCACCCGGCACACTTCCGGCAGTACCCCGGCTGTTCGTTCAGAGGTACTACCGGCTTCTTTACTTCCTTCTTAGGCTTCTGCATACGCTGCCGCCATGTATTTCACAAGCTTTTCCCGTGCCCTTGAAAGCCGATTTCCTGCGCCCTGCTTCGTCGTGCCGATCCTGTCGCCCATCTCTTGATATTCCATCCCTTCAAACACCCGCATCCTCACCACTTCGGCCTGCTGTGGCGTGATATGGCTTAGAAAATCGTTAACGATGGCGGTCGAGAAATCTTCCTCATGCGGCATCAGATTTGCGAAGGTATCGCCTTCCTTTTCTGATTCCAACTCATAGTCCATCGACACAGAGCGAACTTCAAGGAAGTGAAGGGCTTGTTCGATTGAATCTTTCGAACAATTAAACCGTTTGGCCAACTCTGCTATCGGCACTTCATGCAGCCCTAACCGCTGGATTTGGCTTGCCTTATCAACAACGTGATGTGGTACGCTGTACCCTTTGCGCCGGATATGACGCAGGATGTAGCCGCCAATATAACTACAGGCGTAAGTGGAAAACTTCGCTTCGCCTCTTGTCGGGTCAAACATCTGCGAAGCTTTTACAAGCCCCAAACAGCCCTCACCGTAAAGGTCATCATAATCAACAGCGTTATCACGTACCCGGTGTACGTACTTATGAGCCATCTTGTGAACCAGTTTGAGATTATTCAGTATGAGTGCTTCCCGATCCAGCTCACTCACCCCCATGCACCGCCTTAAAAGCGATGTGGTAGGCTTTCGCCGCGTCTGTGTACGCCGGTGCTGTTTCCGTAGCCCGCATGATGCGGAGAAGCGCTACCTCGTACTCACGCATCTTTCTTGCTTTGCAGACATTGCATTGGCAATCCTTCACCGCTGAACACCCCCATGATTTGATAAGTCGGCACATCCAATATCACTGCGAGTTGAAACGCAAGATCATAAGAGGGAACCCGCCTGCCATGTTCGATGTCGAGTATGTAATTCTTGTGGCAGCCCACGAGCCTTGCTAGTTCCCCTTGCGACCATCTCCGCGCCTTCCGTATTGCCCGAAGCCCTTGCGCCTTCATCGAATGCTTATAGCAGCGTGTAATGACTGCCAGTAGCCCGACATAGGGACCGGTGCTGCTGTAACTCCCGTGCGCTTATCTTCGCGGTGCGGACTTACAGACCAGGCAACGCGGTGCTTACTGTCGATAATTCCCACGATTTCACCCGGTTCGTTCGGCTTGTCTTCTCTTGCCACAATCGGCGCGTACTTGTTCATTTCAAAAGCAAATGCCATTCTCATAACACCTCACTTGGGATAATGGGCCTTTTCGGTTTGTTTCAACTTGCCATACTGCTTTGACTTGCGCCGCATGATTTCAGCCAACGCGTTGATCTTGTCCGAGAAAGAGGCGTGTTCATCGTCGAATGCAATCACGTTTAATTCACGCTCTTTTGCTACTTTCCAATTCATATACGGTACCTCCGTACGGTATTAAATTGCGTATAAATTCGCCTTGAAAGGGTTAAACTTGTACTAAATCCGGCACCTCGTCCATATATATAAGGATATAAGGCCGCTTGCTTATTCCGCCCTGGCAGACGGTCAATGAAAGAATGTGGTCGAAGTTGTCTCTCGGCAGTATCCCGGCATCCACTAACCCATCATTGATGAATTTCGCGCAGCATGCATAGTTGTCTGCATCGTGTTCGCGCCGGTCCTTGAACCAAAACTCATACCGCTGATGAATCCGCGTCATTGGCTGTATGTCCTGCTCTTGTACGAGCTGCTTCACGATTGCCGCCCAACGCTTCTTTTCCTTGTCGAGCACATGGTAGTGCATGTTGCGGTACTTGTTGAGGTTCGGCGGCATCCCGTCAATTCGAAGTATCTGCATCAGTTAAATCGCTTTCTTTCACGAATACACCGTTGATCATCTTTCCTTTGCGGTCTTTGATTTCGTTGTAAGCCCCATTTATGCACCACTCCATTTGAACGCCCAGTTGCTTACAAAGAATAGTCATTACAACGAACATGTCACCGACTGAATCAATGATCTTGTCTTCATCATCACGGGCCATTGCAGCGCACAATTCGCCGTATTCTTCACCCAGTTTTAGCATCTGTTTTACTGGGTCAGCCGTGTGCAAATTTCGGTCAACCGCCCAACCTTCGATTTTGCTTTTCAATACGTCTATCATGCTATTTCCTCCTTCGGCTGTAGCTGCTCTAATTCACTCGCTAACTTGTCAATCTTCCGCTGTGCCGCTGCAATCATCGCCGGGTCCGTCTGCTGCGCCTTGTACGCTTCGCCCTTCTCCACGCGGTCAAGTAGGATGTAATACTCTTTGTGCTTTAAAAAATGGATAAGGTCGCCGTAACTCTCGTCTAGTTCGTCCAGCGTGTAAGGCTCTCGACTCGATAGCATAGCCTTGATACCTTCGGGAAGACCGCTGCCCGCGATAATGATTTGATAATGCTCCATCAGAAATCCCTCTGTGGTCATGGATTGTAAATCATGTTCCTGGCCATCTGCGCTCGAAGTTCGAATTTTCCGCACCTCCCGTTACGGTTCTTTGCGATATTCACATCCATGATGTTCTTCCGCTCCGTATCAGGGTCATACTGTTCTTCCCGGCCTATCATGATAATCATGTCCGCGCTTGTTTCAATGCCTGTACTACCTGCGAGGTCAAAAGGGCTTGGAAGCTTGTATCCTCCTTGCATCGTTTCCCTGCGTACTTGCGATAAGAGGATGACGGCGACATCGTATTTCTGTGCCATTTTCCTGAGCTTCCGGCATATCCGCCCGATTGCGCTGCCCGTGTTATCATTTGCTTCCGCCTTTTCTGCAACGTCTTGGACATAATCGACCATGACATACTCGATATTTCGTTCCCGTTTCAACCTCCTAACCTCGTTCGCGATGTATTCCGCATCTACGCCGCGATTGTCATCAATGTAAATCGATTTGATGGCATCCATCTTTTCTTTGATGACACCCATCTGGTAGTCAGTAAGTGTGCCCGTTCTGAAATTGTCCTGATCGATCTGTGCAAGGTTTGATGCCATGCGGGTGATAAACTGCTCATTGCTCATTTCTAAGCTGAACACCGCGCCTCTGTGGCCTCTCTTGGTCAATCTCAGCGCCAACTCCGTTTCAAACGCTGTTTTACCGTGTGAGGTATAGCCGCCAATGATGATTAAGTCTTTACGCCGAATGCCATTCGTTAGCGCGTCGAACTGTCTCCATTCTGTCAGCATCCCCATTGCTAACTGTGGTTTCCCTTGGATGCTCTTTAGATGCTCATACCACGCCTCTACGCGCTGTTCGTGGTCCGCCGCGCCCTTTTCATAGTGCGCGTTCTGCAACTGGTCAAAATGGGCTTGCAACGCGTTTAAACGTTCCTCGGCCGGTACCTTGTCATCTGCCAGTGTTTTAGCGATGAACTTTAAACCACGGTCTAAATGGTTCTGCTTCATTGCGGCAATCAGCGGCTCTACTCTGCGAACGGATGCGAATCCCTGCATTAAGCTGCGAACGCGGCTTTTGTGGTCTTCTCCGACTGACTGCACCACATCCCGCCATTCCCATTCGCCTTGCGTATCGATTTCGAGCATGGCCTTCATGATCGGCGCGTCATCGTCGAACATTTTCGGTGTGAGTTGCCGCCGGTACTCGGATAAAACGCTTGGATTTTTAAGAAAAAGGGTTATAAGTTCTTCATGTGCTAACGGCCCCATATGCTCGGTTCAGCAACTCCTCTCGTTCAGCATCGATTTCCACTGTTGCCGTCTCAGGTGCCGATGGTTTTGTCGGTTTCTTCTTTTGATCGTCTGTGTACCATTTGCGAATGCTTGCATAAGCGCACCGCCTCTTGCGCTCTGCCGGTGGTCTTGTGGTAATCCAAACGTTGTACCGCTCCATGTAGTCATAGGCAGTTTCTTCGCCCATTAGATCAAAGAGTTTATCGTGTTGAGTCGCGGTCATTGCGACGTTATCCATGTATAATCTTTTTATCTCTTTATCTTTTTCTACTTCTAATTCTGTTGCGTTACACTGCGTTACTTTGTAACGATTTGTAACGTTACATAGCGTTACATAGCGGGATAACTTAGGATTATTGCGGATAAGTGCATGATCAACCATGTCCAGTTCCCTGTTTAAGAAGTTAATAAGGTGGTGATCGTTCTTTTTCCTATTGCAATCAATGCAGCAAGGAACTTTGTTGTCATCCACATCTAGTCCGCCTCTTGCTGTCGGTATGATGTGATCGAAACCAGTAGCTATCCCTCCGCAATATTGGCATGGTGCGCCTCCGCTTATTTCCAAGCGTTTCTTTTCTCGGTGTTTTGCAACACGCTTTGCGGTATCCAACCGGATTTTCTCCATACCATCTACGTTCTGATGCTTGTCCCAATTCGTAATGTGAAAAGGGCCGTCCTCGATGTTCACCATTTTCAGTTTGGTTAAGGTATCGAGTGCGAATTGCAGAAACACCGGCTGCCTGCGGAGCTTATTGCTTAGTAACTGTTCTGTATAAGGGATGCCGTCTGTTACCATGAGATAACCGCCAGCGTTAGATTGACCGGCGATAAGCAGCATTTGAAGCCAGGTAACAATGATTGCATCCCCATCCGGTAAACTGCGGATAAACTCGATTTTGTTATCCTCGAACATGTCAGCTGCTACTTTGATCCACTTAATGTCTGCCACTCTCTCACCTCCTGCGGAAAATCCGTTGCCACAATGTCGGTTTCTTCTGCAACAGTCTGATTACCAACTCCTGCAGATGGTCCGCCGACTTCTCTAGCCGCTCAATCGAATCTTCCTGCGCTTCAATGTGGCGCATGAGCAGCCAAACCGTTTTGCGGTCGTACTTCTGGATGGACGCCATAGAGAGTTGAAGCTGAATTGCGGTAATTTCCTTGCGGGATAGATTCATTTCAGTACCTCCGGGTCAAGCGATAATACTGCTTTGCAGAGGGCTAATGCGGGAATATCGTCTCTATATATCCGAAGTTGATCCCAAACACCCTCGTTTTGTCCAAAAATTGTGCAGTATGTCGTGTTGGGACGTGTGTCGATTTCCACTCGTAACCCCTTCCCTTGCAGCCATTCCACTAACAGGCGCATGGCGTTCCAGTCACGATGAAATTCAGGTATCCATGTGCCTCCGCAAATTGGACAGTTATTTCCGTACGGTTCGTATTCGCATTTACATCCCATCAATTCCGCTATCTTGCGGTCAATCTCTCTGCTCATTTCGATTCCCTCCGATCCCCGAACATGATTGCAAGGCCAGCAAGTGCGAGTATTGCGAGTATTGCAAGGTCAGTCCAATACATGCGCTGCAACCCCCTCTTTCACCAATGGGCTAAGATTGAACGTGCCGCCGATCACTTCCGAGCAAGCTTCGTTTGCGTTCTTTCCTACTGCCAGCGCCTCACGAATCGCCTGCATTTCTACCGCGTCTTTCAGTTGCAAAAGATGCAGGCGCAACCTCAGCTCTTTGTTCATCCCTATCAACCTTTCTTCTGGCTTAGAGCCTCTAGGATTAGGTCGTGAACGTAATCGCGAATCATTTGATGCAAGTCGGTATCTGCCGGTGTGGGGGCTTGTACTACATTTGTGGTCACTATAGTTCCGTAGTGAACACCTTTCCGAGATTCTTTGCCGATCTTCTTCGCTTCCTTGAACAAAGAGAGTTTTTTATTCCTGAGATATTTATTCCAGCGGAAGTTGCATGCTGCATACGTTCTGCCAAGTATTGTGGAGGCTTCACCAAATGCCGTTAACTGCGTGTTCCCTTCACGAAGGTTCCTCAATACCGTTGCAGCCAGCATTTCATCTTCGCGTTTTGTCCAATTATCCATGCGCTTCACGTTTCTCAATTCCTCCCATTTGTGATTATTAGTAGTGATAGATTTGAGGGTAAAAAGAAGGGGGCTGGTGTAGCCCCCATTAGAACGGCAATGCAGGGTCAAGGTTGAACGATTTGAGTTCATTTACGATCAATTCCCACTCTTTTTCATCCTGCAGCTCGGTGACTTTTTTCAACTTGCGGCCTAACACGCGCTCGGCAACCTTCTGCAAATCGTTCCAATCCATGTACTGTTCTTCGCGCAGTTTGTAGGCTTCGCGTTTAAAGCTGTATGGGACGCTGGAAGTCGGTTTGGAAGGCGGCGGGCTGCTCGGTGCATTGTTCTGCGGTGCGCTTTGTGGCGTGCTCTGAGGTGCCTTGTAGGAGTTTTGCGGCTGTGAAGCATGGTTGCCGTCATCATCTTCCCCGGTGCTGAGTGAAAGCATAGAGCAAAGGCTGTAGCGTCTTGCGTAGGTGATGCAACTCCCCACGCCCTGCGGATCATTTTTCACAGGACGCATTACAAGCGGTTCGGATTCGAGCCATTCGCCGGATTCATGGAGCAGCATCGTTTTCATGATGACGTTCTCACCGTCACCACCTGGTATTTGCAGAACCGAAAGTCCGTGCTTTTGCAGGATCGGGCGAATTTCTTCGACGATGTTATCAAGCGTTGCGTATCTGTTTTTGAAATGCGGGTTTTTCGCGTCCTTCGCGATTTGGTGGACCTCGCCGTTGAATTTGGTTAGTGCTACTGCAAGGTTAATGATGGATTCGCTTTTCTTACACATTGGTTATGCCTCCTTAATTTTGATGACCATTTCGACTTCAACCGGTTCATAATCGCCGGGCTGTTCCGGTGCGTAGCTGTGGGTATCAAGCCAGATTTGCAAATACTCGGCATCAGGGAAGCGCCAAGCGCCCCATAGCTTGCTGCTGTGATCGGCCATTCGGTCAAAGTAAAGGCCGGTTGCTTTATGCCTTAGAACGATGCATGTTCTTTTCTCCATTTGCATCTGCTCCATTTCGTGTTAAGCTTGCGGTAGTTCAATTCCTAAGCGCCTGTTCCCGCAGGCGTTTTTTTGTTACCTTTCAGGGATGTACTTGTTACATGGCGGCAGCGGTTTTCCATAGTTTTTACAAGATGCCCACTTGCACGATTCACAGCTTTTCAACCCCTTCACCCCCCCCAATCGTTTTTTGTTACCAAGCCGAGTACAAGTTGATTTCGGTTTCATCTTCGCGTTCCTCGCACTCGCCGGAGCAACCAACCTCGCCGCATACGCCGCATTCTTCCACCAGGTAAGCCGGTTCTTGACCGCATTCGCTGCAAACGTCGATTTTGTGGGCGATGCTATAAGTCGTGCCGCCCAATGGATACTCCCTTTTGATGCCTTGATCGATACTGCTATGGCAGCAGTTAGAAACGATGTTGAACTCTCTCATACAATCCCCGCCCTTTCGAACATTGTTTTAACGGTTTTAAACTGCACTGGTGGGACCGTTCTTGACTTCCATAGAACTTCACCAGTGATGCACAAAGTCAGGATTTCTAAACGGCCTTCTTTGTGAGGACGAATTGCAGAACCGAATTGCGGTAAGTGCCAAAATTTCCGGCCTTCATACTCGAATGTCTTCATGCTGTCTGTTCCTCCTTGTTGTTAAGTTGTTGCAGGATGCTTTCTGCAAAGGCGCGGAGGTGTTCTTCATTTCTGAAAAACAAGCCTTGTTCCCCGTGTTCGCCAAGATGAACAACCGTGTAAGCCGACCGAACCGAAGTTTCTATTTTCGTGTCTTCTCTCAGGTGAATGCTGATACTTGTAATCATTTCTCGTCCCTCCCCATCACTCGAATTGCCTGGTCAAGCAGGCGGTAAAGGTCCTCGTGATTTTCAAATATGAATGTGTGTAATTCGCCGTCTTTTTCATGCTCTTGCAGTTGGGATTGCATGTTGATCAGTTTTTGCAGTAGCGTCATCGTTAAGCTCCTTTCCTTACTTCCGCTTTCGGTTTGAAATCGTCGGGCGATTGTTTGATCATCGCCGGGATTAGGATTTCATTGATGGCTGCGAGTAGCTTTTCTGGGTCCAGTTTCATCCTCTGTTACCTCTCTTTGCGGGTATCATTTTTGTTCCAATCCGTTACAATGGATTCAAACGTTAAAGTTCGGTGTGTACTTTTGGCAACGGTTCGATAAAAATTTTTTCAAACTCTACGCCAAAGTAGGACATCATAAGACTGATTGCTTTCGATCCAGGGTTCCGCTTGCCGTTCAAGATTAGATGAAACATGGATTGGGAGATGCCGATCTGACGGGAAAACTCATTGATTGATGCAATGTTGCGGCGTTGCATCTCTTCCTTGATAAAATCTTTGTTGAGTACGATTTTCGCGTCTGTCATTGTGTTGTGTACTCCTTTCCTTGTTGATATTGTTTACCTAAGTCAATGACTTATGTACACATCATATACCCATGATTTACTAAAGTCAACACTTTTATTTAAATACCTTCCATATCCGTTTCCTTTCGTTAATTACATTTGTAAACTAAGTGTATGACTTTTGACATGTATGGGTGGTGGAATAGGTGAATCAAGTGGAGAACTTCGGATCGATCCTGCGGAGACTCCGTGAGCAACGCGGTTTTACATTAAACCAGTTTGCTATTTATGCAGGCGTTAGTAATGGATTAATTTCTAAAATAGAGAATGGAAAACGAGGAACACCAAAACCGGAAACAATTGAGAAGTTAGCAAAAGCATTGAAAATGGAATATTCGGAGTTAATGGTACTGGCCGGTTATTCTGATGAAAAAGAAAAAAGCAGCTCAGACGCTGCTATCGACTCGGCAAATGAATTGATTCATTATTTAGAAGTGCTGGAGCTTTCCAACGAGGAAATTGTTGAAAAGATGGACTTTCGAGTGGATAACTTACGCCTTACTCCAGAGGAAGCAATGGAATTTGTGGATTTCGTCCGCGTGAAAAGACTTATGAAAAAACAGAATGGGATTCCGCTGCCTTAGGCAAAAGCATATGTTATGCAGTTTGATCCATCGACAGGCGGTAAACATGTTGAACTGATATGGCACATTTTGCAATATTCTTTGTACTTCATTAGCACTTTGACTCTTGCGGGTGTAATTTCGCTTGCATGTTTACTTTCTAGAATTTCGATACATTCCTTGATTGAAATATCTAAAGCGAGTAATAGTTCCGGTCCGATATTGGAATCTTTTTTTTGCATTAGGTGCACATCCGTTCATCAAGGAGTAGTTTCATTTTACCGAACAAACGTTCTTATTACAATAGCGAAATGAGGCATTACTATTGGCTAAACGAAATTCCATTCAAATTTGATTGAACAACCGTTTGCATGCTTTATCATAGTCAATTGCTAAAGCAGTGTAAATGGCAACGCTTTCCTATAACTGGCTAATTCAAGGGATTTAATAAGTCTTTAGGTTAATTTCGTAAAATCGTGTAAAAGGAGATAGATATGAAGACGGCCATATACACAAGGGTTTCGACAGAAGAACAGGCCAAAGAAGGCTATAGTATAGATGCGCAGGAAAGCCGGTTGAAGGATTTCGCACGTTCCCAGGGTTGGGAAATCGCTGATATGTACGTTGATGATGGCTATAGCGCGAAGGACTTAGAGCGGCCGGAAATGAAGCGTCTTATAAAGGACATCAAGAAAGGGAAAATCGATGTCGTTTTAGTGTACAAGCTGGATCGTCTTGTTCGTTCGGTTCTCAATCTGCATGAGTTGTTGCAAATATTCGATAAGCACGATGTAAAATTTCGATCCGCTACCGAGATGTTTGATACCACTTCGGCTATGGGACGGTTCTTTATTACGCTCGTAGGCGCAATGGCCCAATGGGAGCGCGAAAACCTTGCGGAACGCGTAAAGATGGGCATGGAGCAGAAGCACCAAAATGGTGAGCGTAATGGCGGGCCTATTCCGTTTGGTTATGATCGTTCAAGTGATGGTAAATTGGTCAAAAATGAAGAAGAAGGCAAAATACTCATGCGCATTTTTGAAATGCACAAGAAAATGAGCCTTCGTTCCGTAGCTATAAAGTTGAATAACGAAGGCCATCAAAATAGAGAAGGCCGCTGGAACTATTCAACACTTCAATATATAGCGTCAAACCCTGTTTACTACGGAAAATTAAGGTGGGACGATGAAATTGTTGACGGTGATCACGAACCTTATATAACCGAGGAAGCCTTTTTAGAGCTGCAAAACATCAGAACTAGCCGGTTCGTTTCGCGTTCCAAAACTACAAATGGCTATATTTATACTGGGGTGCTGCGTTGCGGTAAGTGTGGTTCCAGGATGATTGGCACAGGATCCCGGCGGAAGAAATCATTCATAAAGTCTTATAAGTGCATGGGCAAGACGATGTACGGCACTTGTGACCTTAAAGCAATGCACGAAAGCAGGATTGACGAAGCTGTATTCAGCTTATTTTGGGACATCGAGAACTTCAAAGGTTTGTTCAAACTGCCTAAAAATAAAGGCTCAGAGGATACGGCTGACACAGCAAATCAAATCAAAAAGGAATTGGATGCAATCAAGAACAGGAAAAAGCGTCTGCACATGGCGTTCGCTAACGGCGCAATCGAATTGACAGAGATGGACGAGTACCTTAAAGAAGATAAAGAGCGTGAAGCGATATTGCGAATGCAATTAGAGGGTTTGACCGACGAAGAGACGGGAACGGTTTGGACGGAGGAAGGTTTGACCGAGCAGCTTGAAATGATAAAGGATGCATGGCCTAAAATTAAAGATGATCAAGCCAAGAGAAACTTTATCCACCGATTGTTTACCTCCATTACCGTTGAGAATGAACCTAACTCTGGGCGATACAATACACCTCCTGTTATTACGAAGATCGTCCCTAGATAAAAAGCGCGTATAGTGAACGAATAGGGGATTCGTTTCGTCAAACGCTCCGGGTTCATGCCCCGGCCGTCCAGCATGCACATGTCCGCGATCGCTTCCGGTACGTCCTCCAGCATATTGGCATGCAGCGTCGTCATGCTCCCGGCATGCCCCCTCGTGCAAGCCCGCACATAGATATTCGCATCCTCGTCCCTGATTTCGGCATGAACGATTCGCTGCGGGGACTGGCGCAGCGCCAGCTTGAACGCCTGCGTGGAGCGGTGCAAAGCATCGTCCTCATCCGCCTCGTATTCAATGACGTTCTTCTCCGGGAAGTCACGTCTAAGCATCATTTCGTGCCTGCTTTCGATCGTAACGATCCGCTCCTCGTCAGGCAGCTCGCCAATAAGCGCCTTAATGAGATTGGTCTTGCCGGAGTTCGTCGGTCCGATAACAACGAGATTGAATCTCGCCTCCAGCACGGACAAGAGAATCTGCCGAAGCCGCTCGCTGATCGTGCCGAACTCC
It includes:
- a CDS encoding helix-turn-helix domain-containing protein — its product is MENFGSILRRLREQRGFTLNQFAIYAGVSNGLISKIENGKRGTPKPETIEKLAKALKMEYSELMVLAGYSDEKEKSSSDAAIDSANELIHYLEVLELSNEEIVEKMDFRVDNLRLTPEEAMEFVDFVRVKRLMKKQNGIPLP
- a CDS encoding recombinase family protein codes for the protein MKTAIYTRVSTEEQAKEGYSIDAQESRLKDFARSQGWEIADMYVDDGYSAKDLERPEMKRLIKDIKKGKIDVVLVYKLDRLVRSVLNLHELLQIFDKHDVKFRSATEMFDTTSAMGRFFITLVGAMAQWERENLAERVKMGMEQKHQNGERNGGPIPFGYDRSSDGKLVKNEEEGKILMRIFEMHKKMSLRSVAIKLNNEGHQNREGRWNYSTLQYIASNPVYYGKLRWDDEIVDGDHEPYITEEAFLELQNIRTSRFVSRSKTTNGYIYTGVLRCGKCGSRMIGTGSRRKKSFIKSYKCMGKTMYGTCDLKAMHESRIDEAVFSLFWDIENFKGLFKLPKNKGSEDTADTANQIKKELDAIKNRKKRLHMAFANGAIELTEMDEYLKEDKEREAILRMQLEGLTDEETGTVWTEEGLTEQLEMIKDAWPKIKDDQAKRNFIHRLFTSITVENEPNSGRYNTPPVITKIVPR